A window from Plodia interpunctella isolate USDA-ARS_2022_Savannah chromosome 2, ilPloInte3.2, whole genome shotgun sequence encodes these proteins:
- the GLS gene encoding glutaminase liver isoform, mitochondrial isoform X1, translating into MLQFVECVWRVRTAAISRLPRVPLRTRRPVFIVVMRYCSQEYKDFVMDCDNEFEKWRNSAPNFYSVQTMEMRCRPYSFVHNNDPVLLGREGSHKNADDVLFDMFKNEETGLLPVGKFLAALRTTGIRKNDARVKEVMLNLYKVHKESNFEGGSPETLKLDRQTFKDVIAPNIVLITRAFRSQFVIPDFQDFIKDIEEMYWSAKSNTDGKVASYIPQLARASSDSWGVSVCTIDGQRFSIGDVTVPFTLQSCSKPLTYAMALETLGPDVVHKYVGTEPSGRNFNELVLDYNMKPHNPMINAGAILVCSLLKTLDKPDMTLAEKFDYVMSFFSRLAGNEVLGFNNAVFLSEREAADRNYALGFYMREHKCYPEKTNLRECMDFYFQCCSMEANCDIMSIMAATLANGGICPITDEKVLRPDSVRNVLSLMHSCGMYDYSGQFAFKVGLPAKSGVSGAMLIVVPNVMGICTWSPPLDPLGNSCRGLQFCDELIQRFNFHKYDNIRYASHKKDPRRYKFETTGLSIVNLLFSAASGDISALRRHHLSGMDMTLSDYDGRTALHLAAAEGHLGCVDFLLAQCAVPHDPRDRWGSRPLNEAETFGHTAVVQYLKEWERVHPNNEKPDAKTSAVDDILDKTNVNDAVKDPSIQEIVSRNGDKVQ; encoded by the exons ATGCTTCAGTTCGTAGAGTGTGTTTGGAGAGTCCGAACCGCGGCGATCTCGCGACTCCCGCGCGTCCCGCTGCGCACTCGCCGACCTGTATTTATCGTTGTTATGCGATACTGCTCTCAAGAATATAAGGATTTTGTGATGGATTGTGACAATGAATTTGAG AAATGGCGCAATTCTGCACCGAACTTCTATTCTGTCCAAACTATGGAAATGAG GTGCAGGCCATACTCCTTCGTGCATAACAACGATCCTGTGTTGTT aGGTCGCGAAGGTTCTCACAAAAATGCTGACGACGTGCTATTTGATATGTTCAAAAATGAAGAAACTGGACTCCTACCTGTTGGAAAGTTTTTGGCC GCTCTCAGGACGACTGGGATAAGAAAAAACGATGCTCGAGTAAAAGAAGTCATGCTCAACTTATACAAAGTACACAAAGAATCAAATTTCGAAGGGGGCTCCCCAGAAACATTGAAGCTAGACCGTCAGACATTCAAAGATGTCATTGCTCCGAACATAGTCCTGATCACTCGCGCTTTCCGCAGCCAGTTCGTGATTCCTGACTTCCAGGACTTCATTAAGGATATCGAGGAGATGTACTGGTCTGCGAAGAGCAACACCGATGGGAAAGTGGCCAGTTACATTCCGCAGCTGGCTCGCGCCAGTTCTGACAGTTGGGGAGTCAGCGTTTGCACTATCGATGGACAACGATTTTCTATTG GTGACGTGACCGTGCCATTCACTCTACAGTCTTGCAGCAAGCCGCTGACGTATGCCATGGCGCTAGAGACCCTAGGCCCTGATGTCGTGCACAAATACGTGGGAACCGAGCCCAGCGGACGGAACTTCAATGAATTAGTACTGGACTACAACA TGAAGCCGCACAATCCAATGATCAATGCTGGTGCAATTCTGGTGTGCTCTTTACTGAAGACCCTGGACAAGCCGGATATGACTTTAGCTGAGAAGTTCGACTACGTCATGTCCTTCTTCAGCAGACTCGCTGGGAACGAAGTCTTGGGTTTCAACAACGCTGTATTTCTCTCTGAAAGAGAGGCGGCCGATAGGAATTACGCGCTTGGCTTCTATATGCGTGAGCATAAATGTTACCCAGAAAAGACAAACCTGAGAGAGTGTATGGATTTCTATTTCCAG tgttGTTCCATGGAAGCTAACTGCGACATAATGTCCATAATGGCAGCCACGCTAGCAAATGGCGGCATTTGTCCAATAACAGACGAGAAAGTCCTTCGGCCGGATTCTGTACGCAACGTGCTATCTCTGATGCACAGCTGTGGAATGTACGACTATTCAGGCCAGTTTGCGTTCAAAGTGGGGCTGCCCGCAAAGTCAGGAGTATCGGGAGCCATGCTCATCGTCGTGCCTAATGTTATGGGGATCTGCACTTGGTCGCCACCTTTGGATCCATTAGGCAACAGCTGCCGTGGACTGCAGTTTTGTGAC GAACTGATCCAGAGATTTAATTTCCACAAATACGACAATATCCGATACGCGAGCCACAAAAAAGACCCGCGGCGCTACAAATTCGAGACTACTGGTCTCAGCATCGTCAACCTACTGTTTTCTGCGGCCAGTGGAGATATTAGCGCTTTGAgaag GCATCATCTATCCGGTATGGACATGACGCTGTCAGACTATGACGGGCGCACGGCTTTGCATTTAGCAGCTGCCGAAGGGCACTTGGGTTGCGTGGACTTCCTGCTGGCCCAGTGCGCCGTGCCCCACGACCCTCGCGACCGCTGGGGCAGCCGCCCGCTCAACGAGGCTGAAACCTTCGGACACACCGCTGTCGTACAATACCTCAAGGAATGGGAACGTGTACACCCCAACAACGAAAAACCTGACGCCAAAACATCAGCTGTAGATGATATACTCGATAAAACTAACGTCAATGACGCCGTCAAAGACCCAAGCATTCAAGAAATCGTCTCCAGGAATGGTGATAAAGTTCAATAG
- the GLS gene encoding glutaminase liver isoform, mitochondrial isoform X3: protein MLQFVECVWRVRTAAISRLPRVPLRTRRPVFIVVMRYCSQEYKDFVMDCDNEFEKWRNSAPNFYSVQTMEMRGREGSHKNADDVLFDMFKNEETGLLPVGKFLAALRTTGIRKNDARVKEVMLNLYKVHKESNFEGGSPETLKLDRQTFKDVIAPNIVLITRAFRSQFVIPDFQDFIKDIEEMYWSAKSNTDGKVASYIPQLARASSDSWGVSVCTIDGQRFSIGDVTVPFTLQSCSKPLTYAMALETLGPDVVHKYVGTEPSGRNFNELVLDYNMKPHNPMINAGAILVCSLLKTLDKPDMTLAEKFDYVMSFFSRLAGNEVLGFNNAVFLSEREAADRNYALGFYMREHKCYPEKTNLRECMDFYFQCCSMEANCDIMSIMAATLANGGICPITDEKVLRPDSVRNVLSLMHSCGMYDYSGQFAFKVGLPAKSGVSGAMLIVVPNVMGICTWSPPLDPLGNSCRGLQFCDELIQRFNFHKYDNIRYASHKKDPRRYKFETTGLSIVNLLFSAASGDISALRRHHLSGMDMTLSDYDGRTALHLAAAEGHLGCVDFLLAQCAVPHDPRDRWGSRPLNEAETFGHTAVVQYLKEWERVHPNNEKPDAKTSAVDDILDKTNVNDAVKDPSIQEIVSRNGDKVQ from the exons ATGCTTCAGTTCGTAGAGTGTGTTTGGAGAGTCCGAACCGCGGCGATCTCGCGACTCCCGCGCGTCCCGCTGCGCACTCGCCGACCTGTATTTATCGTTGTTATGCGATACTGCTCTCAAGAATATAAGGATTTTGTGATGGATTGTGACAATGAATTTGAG AAATGGCGCAATTCTGCACCGAACTTCTATTCTGTCCAAACTATGGAAATGAG aGGTCGCGAAGGTTCTCACAAAAATGCTGACGACGTGCTATTTGATATGTTCAAAAATGAAGAAACTGGACTCCTACCTGTTGGAAAGTTTTTGGCC GCTCTCAGGACGACTGGGATAAGAAAAAACGATGCTCGAGTAAAAGAAGTCATGCTCAACTTATACAAAGTACACAAAGAATCAAATTTCGAAGGGGGCTCCCCAGAAACATTGAAGCTAGACCGTCAGACATTCAAAGATGTCATTGCTCCGAACATAGTCCTGATCACTCGCGCTTTCCGCAGCCAGTTCGTGATTCCTGACTTCCAGGACTTCATTAAGGATATCGAGGAGATGTACTGGTCTGCGAAGAGCAACACCGATGGGAAAGTGGCCAGTTACATTCCGCAGCTGGCTCGCGCCAGTTCTGACAGTTGGGGAGTCAGCGTTTGCACTATCGATGGACAACGATTTTCTATTG GTGACGTGACCGTGCCATTCACTCTACAGTCTTGCAGCAAGCCGCTGACGTATGCCATGGCGCTAGAGACCCTAGGCCCTGATGTCGTGCACAAATACGTGGGAACCGAGCCCAGCGGACGGAACTTCAATGAATTAGTACTGGACTACAACA TGAAGCCGCACAATCCAATGATCAATGCTGGTGCAATTCTGGTGTGCTCTTTACTGAAGACCCTGGACAAGCCGGATATGACTTTAGCTGAGAAGTTCGACTACGTCATGTCCTTCTTCAGCAGACTCGCTGGGAACGAAGTCTTGGGTTTCAACAACGCTGTATTTCTCTCTGAAAGAGAGGCGGCCGATAGGAATTACGCGCTTGGCTTCTATATGCGTGAGCATAAATGTTACCCAGAAAAGACAAACCTGAGAGAGTGTATGGATTTCTATTTCCAG tgttGTTCCATGGAAGCTAACTGCGACATAATGTCCATAATGGCAGCCACGCTAGCAAATGGCGGCATTTGTCCAATAACAGACGAGAAAGTCCTTCGGCCGGATTCTGTACGCAACGTGCTATCTCTGATGCACAGCTGTGGAATGTACGACTATTCAGGCCAGTTTGCGTTCAAAGTGGGGCTGCCCGCAAAGTCAGGAGTATCGGGAGCCATGCTCATCGTCGTGCCTAATGTTATGGGGATCTGCACTTGGTCGCCACCTTTGGATCCATTAGGCAACAGCTGCCGTGGACTGCAGTTTTGTGAC GAACTGATCCAGAGATTTAATTTCCACAAATACGACAATATCCGATACGCGAGCCACAAAAAAGACCCGCGGCGCTACAAATTCGAGACTACTGGTCTCAGCATCGTCAACCTACTGTTTTCTGCGGCCAGTGGAGATATTAGCGCTTTGAgaag GCATCATCTATCCGGTATGGACATGACGCTGTCAGACTATGACGGGCGCACGGCTTTGCATTTAGCAGCTGCCGAAGGGCACTTGGGTTGCGTGGACTTCCTGCTGGCCCAGTGCGCCGTGCCCCACGACCCTCGCGACCGCTGGGGCAGCCGCCCGCTCAACGAGGCTGAAACCTTCGGACACACCGCTGTCGTACAATACCTCAAGGAATGGGAACGTGTACACCCCAACAACGAAAAACCTGACGCCAAAACATCAGCTGTAGATGATATACTCGATAAAACTAACGTCAATGACGCCGTCAAAGACCCAAGCATTCAAGAAATCGTCTCCAGGAATGGTGATAAAGTTCAATAG
- the GLS gene encoding glutaminase liver isoform, mitochondrial isoform X2, with protein sequence MNARQLRRLAAAARPLPQYTTCICLRLYSQVRPNYIIEKPEKWRNSAPNFYSVQTMEMRCRPYSFVHNNDPVLLGREGSHKNADDVLFDMFKNEETGLLPVGKFLAALRTTGIRKNDARVKEVMLNLYKVHKESNFEGGSPETLKLDRQTFKDVIAPNIVLITRAFRSQFVIPDFQDFIKDIEEMYWSAKSNTDGKVASYIPQLARASSDSWGVSVCTIDGQRFSIGDVTVPFTLQSCSKPLTYAMALETLGPDVVHKYVGTEPSGRNFNELVLDYNMKPHNPMINAGAILVCSLLKTLDKPDMTLAEKFDYVMSFFSRLAGNEVLGFNNAVFLSEREAADRNYALGFYMREHKCYPEKTNLRECMDFYFQCCSMEANCDIMSIMAATLANGGICPITDEKVLRPDSVRNVLSLMHSCGMYDYSGQFAFKVGLPAKSGVSGAMLIVVPNVMGICTWSPPLDPLGNSCRGLQFCDELIQRFNFHKYDNIRYASHKKDPRRYKFETTGLSIVNLLFSAASGDISALRRHHLSGMDMTLSDYDGRTALHLAAAEGHLGCVDFLLAQCAVPHDPRDRWGSRPLNEAETFGHTAVVQYLKEWERVHPNNEKPDAKTSAVDDILDKTNVNDAVKDPSIQEIVSRNGDKVQ encoded by the exons ATGAACGCGAGGCAACTCCGACGCCTGGCTGCGGCCGCCAGACCCTTACCACAATATACAACTTGTATCTGCTTACGACTATACAGTCAAGTGAGACCTAATTATATCATTGAAAAGCCAGAA AAATGGCGCAATTCTGCACCGAACTTCTATTCTGTCCAAACTATGGAAATGAG GTGCAGGCCATACTCCTTCGTGCATAACAACGATCCTGTGTTGTT aGGTCGCGAAGGTTCTCACAAAAATGCTGACGACGTGCTATTTGATATGTTCAAAAATGAAGAAACTGGACTCCTACCTGTTGGAAAGTTTTTGGCC GCTCTCAGGACGACTGGGATAAGAAAAAACGATGCTCGAGTAAAAGAAGTCATGCTCAACTTATACAAAGTACACAAAGAATCAAATTTCGAAGGGGGCTCCCCAGAAACATTGAAGCTAGACCGTCAGACATTCAAAGATGTCATTGCTCCGAACATAGTCCTGATCACTCGCGCTTTCCGCAGCCAGTTCGTGATTCCTGACTTCCAGGACTTCATTAAGGATATCGAGGAGATGTACTGGTCTGCGAAGAGCAACACCGATGGGAAAGTGGCCAGTTACATTCCGCAGCTGGCTCGCGCCAGTTCTGACAGTTGGGGAGTCAGCGTTTGCACTATCGATGGACAACGATTTTCTATTG GTGACGTGACCGTGCCATTCACTCTACAGTCTTGCAGCAAGCCGCTGACGTATGCCATGGCGCTAGAGACCCTAGGCCCTGATGTCGTGCACAAATACGTGGGAACCGAGCCCAGCGGACGGAACTTCAATGAATTAGTACTGGACTACAACA TGAAGCCGCACAATCCAATGATCAATGCTGGTGCAATTCTGGTGTGCTCTTTACTGAAGACCCTGGACAAGCCGGATATGACTTTAGCTGAGAAGTTCGACTACGTCATGTCCTTCTTCAGCAGACTCGCTGGGAACGAAGTCTTGGGTTTCAACAACGCTGTATTTCTCTCTGAAAGAGAGGCGGCCGATAGGAATTACGCGCTTGGCTTCTATATGCGTGAGCATAAATGTTACCCAGAAAAGACAAACCTGAGAGAGTGTATGGATTTCTATTTCCAG tgttGTTCCATGGAAGCTAACTGCGACATAATGTCCATAATGGCAGCCACGCTAGCAAATGGCGGCATTTGTCCAATAACAGACGAGAAAGTCCTTCGGCCGGATTCTGTACGCAACGTGCTATCTCTGATGCACAGCTGTGGAATGTACGACTATTCAGGCCAGTTTGCGTTCAAAGTGGGGCTGCCCGCAAAGTCAGGAGTATCGGGAGCCATGCTCATCGTCGTGCCTAATGTTATGGGGATCTGCACTTGGTCGCCACCTTTGGATCCATTAGGCAACAGCTGCCGTGGACTGCAGTTTTGTGAC GAACTGATCCAGAGATTTAATTTCCACAAATACGACAATATCCGATACGCGAGCCACAAAAAAGACCCGCGGCGCTACAAATTCGAGACTACTGGTCTCAGCATCGTCAACCTACTGTTTTCTGCGGCCAGTGGAGATATTAGCGCTTTGAgaag GCATCATCTATCCGGTATGGACATGACGCTGTCAGACTATGACGGGCGCACGGCTTTGCATTTAGCAGCTGCCGAAGGGCACTTGGGTTGCGTGGACTTCCTGCTGGCCCAGTGCGCCGTGCCCCACGACCCTCGCGACCGCTGGGGCAGCCGCCCGCTCAACGAGGCTGAAACCTTCGGACACACCGCTGTCGTACAATACCTCAAGGAATGGGAACGTGTACACCCCAACAACGAAAAACCTGACGCCAAAACATCAGCTGTAGATGATATACTCGATAAAACTAACGTCAATGACGCCGTCAAAGACCCAAGCATTCAAGAAATCGTCTCCAGGAATGGTGATAAAGTTCAATAG
- the GLS gene encoding glutaminase liver isoform, mitochondrial isoform X4, whose amino-acid sequence MNARQLRRLAAAARPLPQYTTCICLRLYSQKWRNSAPNFYSVQTMEMRCRPYSFVHNNDPVLLGREGSHKNADDVLFDMFKNEETGLLPVGKFLAALRTTGIRKNDARVKEVMLNLYKVHKESNFEGGSPETLKLDRQTFKDVIAPNIVLITRAFRSQFVIPDFQDFIKDIEEMYWSAKSNTDGKVASYIPQLARASSDSWGVSVCTIDGQRFSIGDVTVPFTLQSCSKPLTYAMALETLGPDVVHKYVGTEPSGRNFNELVLDYNMKPHNPMINAGAILVCSLLKTLDKPDMTLAEKFDYVMSFFSRLAGNEVLGFNNAVFLSEREAADRNYALGFYMREHKCYPEKTNLRECMDFYFQCCSMEANCDIMSIMAATLANGGICPITDEKVLRPDSVRNVLSLMHSCGMYDYSGQFAFKVGLPAKSGVSGAMLIVVPNVMGICTWSPPLDPLGNSCRGLQFCDELIQRFNFHKYDNIRYASHKKDPRRYKFETTGLSIVNLLFSAASGDISALRRHHLSGMDMTLSDYDGRTALHLAAAEGHLGCVDFLLAQCAVPHDPRDRWGSRPLNEAETFGHTAVVQYLKEWERVHPNNEKPDAKTSAVDDILDKTNVNDAVKDPSIQEIVSRNGDKVQ is encoded by the exons ATGAACGCGAGGCAACTCCGACGCCTGGCTGCGGCCGCCAGACCCTTACCACAATATACAACTTGTATCTGCTTACGACTATACAGTCAA AAATGGCGCAATTCTGCACCGAACTTCTATTCTGTCCAAACTATGGAAATGAG GTGCAGGCCATACTCCTTCGTGCATAACAACGATCCTGTGTTGTT aGGTCGCGAAGGTTCTCACAAAAATGCTGACGACGTGCTATTTGATATGTTCAAAAATGAAGAAACTGGACTCCTACCTGTTGGAAAGTTTTTGGCC GCTCTCAGGACGACTGGGATAAGAAAAAACGATGCTCGAGTAAAAGAAGTCATGCTCAACTTATACAAAGTACACAAAGAATCAAATTTCGAAGGGGGCTCCCCAGAAACATTGAAGCTAGACCGTCAGACATTCAAAGATGTCATTGCTCCGAACATAGTCCTGATCACTCGCGCTTTCCGCAGCCAGTTCGTGATTCCTGACTTCCAGGACTTCATTAAGGATATCGAGGAGATGTACTGGTCTGCGAAGAGCAACACCGATGGGAAAGTGGCCAGTTACATTCCGCAGCTGGCTCGCGCCAGTTCTGACAGTTGGGGAGTCAGCGTTTGCACTATCGATGGACAACGATTTTCTATTG GTGACGTGACCGTGCCATTCACTCTACAGTCTTGCAGCAAGCCGCTGACGTATGCCATGGCGCTAGAGACCCTAGGCCCTGATGTCGTGCACAAATACGTGGGAACCGAGCCCAGCGGACGGAACTTCAATGAATTAGTACTGGACTACAACA TGAAGCCGCACAATCCAATGATCAATGCTGGTGCAATTCTGGTGTGCTCTTTACTGAAGACCCTGGACAAGCCGGATATGACTTTAGCTGAGAAGTTCGACTACGTCATGTCCTTCTTCAGCAGACTCGCTGGGAACGAAGTCTTGGGTTTCAACAACGCTGTATTTCTCTCTGAAAGAGAGGCGGCCGATAGGAATTACGCGCTTGGCTTCTATATGCGTGAGCATAAATGTTACCCAGAAAAGACAAACCTGAGAGAGTGTATGGATTTCTATTTCCAG tgttGTTCCATGGAAGCTAACTGCGACATAATGTCCATAATGGCAGCCACGCTAGCAAATGGCGGCATTTGTCCAATAACAGACGAGAAAGTCCTTCGGCCGGATTCTGTACGCAACGTGCTATCTCTGATGCACAGCTGTGGAATGTACGACTATTCAGGCCAGTTTGCGTTCAAAGTGGGGCTGCCCGCAAAGTCAGGAGTATCGGGAGCCATGCTCATCGTCGTGCCTAATGTTATGGGGATCTGCACTTGGTCGCCACCTTTGGATCCATTAGGCAACAGCTGCCGTGGACTGCAGTTTTGTGAC GAACTGATCCAGAGATTTAATTTCCACAAATACGACAATATCCGATACGCGAGCCACAAAAAAGACCCGCGGCGCTACAAATTCGAGACTACTGGTCTCAGCATCGTCAACCTACTGTTTTCTGCGGCCAGTGGAGATATTAGCGCTTTGAgaag GCATCATCTATCCGGTATGGACATGACGCTGTCAGACTATGACGGGCGCACGGCTTTGCATTTAGCAGCTGCCGAAGGGCACTTGGGTTGCGTGGACTTCCTGCTGGCCCAGTGCGCCGTGCCCCACGACCCTCGCGACCGCTGGGGCAGCCGCCCGCTCAACGAGGCTGAAACCTTCGGACACACCGCTGTCGTACAATACCTCAAGGAATGGGAACGTGTACACCCCAACAACGAAAAACCTGACGCCAAAACATCAGCTGTAGATGATATACTCGATAAAACTAACGTCAATGACGCCGTCAAAGACCCAAGCATTCAAGAAATCGTCTCCAGGAATGGTGATAAAGTTCAATAG
- the GLS gene encoding glutaminase liver isoform, mitochondrial isoform X5 yields the protein MNARQLRRLAAAARPLPQYTTCICLRLYSQVRPNYIIEKPEKWRNSAPNFYSVQTMEMRGREGSHKNADDVLFDMFKNEETGLLPVGKFLAALRTTGIRKNDARVKEVMLNLYKVHKESNFEGGSPETLKLDRQTFKDVIAPNIVLITRAFRSQFVIPDFQDFIKDIEEMYWSAKSNTDGKVASYIPQLARASSDSWGVSVCTIDGQRFSIGDVTVPFTLQSCSKPLTYAMALETLGPDVVHKYVGTEPSGRNFNELVLDYNMKPHNPMINAGAILVCSLLKTLDKPDMTLAEKFDYVMSFFSRLAGNEVLGFNNAVFLSEREAADRNYALGFYMREHKCYPEKTNLRECMDFYFQCCSMEANCDIMSIMAATLANGGICPITDEKVLRPDSVRNVLSLMHSCGMYDYSGQFAFKVGLPAKSGVSGAMLIVVPNVMGICTWSPPLDPLGNSCRGLQFCDELIQRFNFHKYDNIRYASHKKDPRRYKFETTGLSIVNLLFSAASGDISALRRHHLSGMDMTLSDYDGRTALHLAAAEGHLGCVDFLLAQCAVPHDPRDRWGSRPLNEAETFGHTAVVQYLKEWERVHPNNEKPDAKTSAVDDILDKTNVNDAVKDPSIQEIVSRNGDKVQ from the exons ATGAACGCGAGGCAACTCCGACGCCTGGCTGCGGCCGCCAGACCCTTACCACAATATACAACTTGTATCTGCTTACGACTATACAGTCAAGTGAGACCTAATTATATCATTGAAAAGCCAGAA AAATGGCGCAATTCTGCACCGAACTTCTATTCTGTCCAAACTATGGAAATGAG aGGTCGCGAAGGTTCTCACAAAAATGCTGACGACGTGCTATTTGATATGTTCAAAAATGAAGAAACTGGACTCCTACCTGTTGGAAAGTTTTTGGCC GCTCTCAGGACGACTGGGATAAGAAAAAACGATGCTCGAGTAAAAGAAGTCATGCTCAACTTATACAAAGTACACAAAGAATCAAATTTCGAAGGGGGCTCCCCAGAAACATTGAAGCTAGACCGTCAGACATTCAAAGATGTCATTGCTCCGAACATAGTCCTGATCACTCGCGCTTTCCGCAGCCAGTTCGTGATTCCTGACTTCCAGGACTTCATTAAGGATATCGAGGAGATGTACTGGTCTGCGAAGAGCAACACCGATGGGAAAGTGGCCAGTTACATTCCGCAGCTGGCTCGCGCCAGTTCTGACAGTTGGGGAGTCAGCGTTTGCACTATCGATGGACAACGATTTTCTATTG GTGACGTGACCGTGCCATTCACTCTACAGTCTTGCAGCAAGCCGCTGACGTATGCCATGGCGCTAGAGACCCTAGGCCCTGATGTCGTGCACAAATACGTGGGAACCGAGCCCAGCGGACGGAACTTCAATGAATTAGTACTGGACTACAACA TGAAGCCGCACAATCCAATGATCAATGCTGGTGCAATTCTGGTGTGCTCTTTACTGAAGACCCTGGACAAGCCGGATATGACTTTAGCTGAGAAGTTCGACTACGTCATGTCCTTCTTCAGCAGACTCGCTGGGAACGAAGTCTTGGGTTTCAACAACGCTGTATTTCTCTCTGAAAGAGAGGCGGCCGATAGGAATTACGCGCTTGGCTTCTATATGCGTGAGCATAAATGTTACCCAGAAAAGACAAACCTGAGAGAGTGTATGGATTTCTATTTCCAG tgttGTTCCATGGAAGCTAACTGCGACATAATGTCCATAATGGCAGCCACGCTAGCAAATGGCGGCATTTGTCCAATAACAGACGAGAAAGTCCTTCGGCCGGATTCTGTACGCAACGTGCTATCTCTGATGCACAGCTGTGGAATGTACGACTATTCAGGCCAGTTTGCGTTCAAAGTGGGGCTGCCCGCAAAGTCAGGAGTATCGGGAGCCATGCTCATCGTCGTGCCTAATGTTATGGGGATCTGCACTTGGTCGCCACCTTTGGATCCATTAGGCAACAGCTGCCGTGGACTGCAGTTTTGTGAC GAACTGATCCAGAGATTTAATTTCCACAAATACGACAATATCCGATACGCGAGCCACAAAAAAGACCCGCGGCGCTACAAATTCGAGACTACTGGTCTCAGCATCGTCAACCTACTGTTTTCTGCGGCCAGTGGAGATATTAGCGCTTTGAgaag GCATCATCTATCCGGTATGGACATGACGCTGTCAGACTATGACGGGCGCACGGCTTTGCATTTAGCAGCTGCCGAAGGGCACTTGGGTTGCGTGGACTTCCTGCTGGCCCAGTGCGCCGTGCCCCACGACCCTCGCGACCGCTGGGGCAGCCGCCCGCTCAACGAGGCTGAAACCTTCGGACACACCGCTGTCGTACAATACCTCAAGGAATGGGAACGTGTACACCCCAACAACGAAAAACCTGACGCCAAAACATCAGCTGTAGATGATATACTCGATAAAACTAACGTCAATGACGCCGTCAAAGACCCAAGCATTCAAGAAATCGTCTCCAGGAATGGTGATAAAGTTCAATAG